In Archangium violaceum, the following are encoded in one genomic region:
- a CDS encoding serine/threonine protein kinase, which yields MAQPPFIACPTCGLRVAQGTEKCPQDGTMLGDDPSAGKTRLTPAQPSPAVAMPAQTQPAMGVGAFRANPGSQSGIPSVADPLLGTQLGEYVIQEQIGIGGMGIVYRGEQPLIGKKVAIKVLRPDVGDQSMYVERLLVEARAVNAIRHRGIIDIFSFGKMPDGRQYFVMEYLEGTALDTWLDIRGPLSVHEAIRLSDEILDALTAAHEAGVIHRDLKPNNIFLARQPGGGHYVKVLDFGLAKQLSNNPGLSQQTLHGLIIGTPEYMAPEQVRGDPVSPKTDLYAFGIILFQLLTGQRPFTAKAPMEYLVHHLEHTPPSPLELKPELPPALARLVLRLLEKAPAARPSAEEVRASLQEILDGLPLPEGTRPSREMRSIMVASPEVRPASPRQEKPEVSAAPSVTPPRFPARLVAGVAAGLLLLTAGVAVLLRSPAPKPVATPLAAPVTEAPAKPTPAKPATELVANPSPAIPPPVVENTPPSPPPTLVETPSRASGPSKVNTERKPYLLTRIARLERKLLKSSLSADEQENARSLLKKARARAERASTADERKEVMLNLDIWERQYLRN from the coding sequence ATGGCCCAGCCTCCCTTCATAGCGTGTCCCACCTGTGGACTGCGCGTCGCCCAGGGCACCGAGAAGTGCCCTCAAGACGGCACGATGCTCGGTGACGACCCCTCCGCCGGGAAGACGCGGCTGACGCCGGCCCAGCCGAGCCCCGCCGTCGCGATGCCCGCCCAGACCCAACCGGCCATGGGCGTCGGGGCCTTCAGGGCCAACCCCGGCTCGCAGAGCGGCATCCCGAGCGTCGCCGATCCACTGCTCGGGACGCAGCTGGGTGAGTACGTCATCCAGGAGCAGATCGGCATCGGCGGCATGGGCATCGTCTACCGGGGCGAGCAGCCGTTGATCGGCAAGAAGGTGGCCATCAAGGTCCTGCGGCCCGACGTGGGCGATCAATCCATGTACGTGGAGCGGTTGCTCGTCGAGGCCCGCGCGGTCAACGCCATCCGCCACCGGGGCATCATCGACATCTTCAGCTTCGGCAAGATGCCGGATGGCCGCCAGTACTTCGTCATGGAGTACCTGGAGGGCACCGCGCTCGACACCTGGCTCGACATCCGCGGCCCCCTCTCCGTGCACGAGGCGATCCGGCTGTCCGACGAAATCCTGGACGCGCTCACCGCCGCGCACGAGGCCGGCGTCATCCACCGCGACCTCAAGCCCAACAACATCTTCCTGGCGCGGCAGCCCGGCGGCGGCCACTACGTGAAGGTGCTGGACTTCGGCCTGGCCAAGCAGCTTTCCAACAACCCGGGGCTCTCGCAGCAGACCCTGCACGGGTTGATCATCGGGACGCCGGAGTACATGGCGCCCGAGCAGGTGCGCGGCGATCCGGTGAGCCCCAAGACGGACCTCTACGCGTTCGGCATCATCCTCTTCCAGTTGCTGACCGGGCAGCGCCCCTTCACGGCCAAGGCGCCCATGGAGTACCTGGTCCACCACCTGGAGCACACGCCGCCCTCGCCGCTCGAGCTGAAGCCGGAGCTGCCCCCCGCGCTCGCCAGGCTCGTGCTGCGGCTGCTGGAGAAGGCGCCGGCCGCGCGCCCCTCGGCAGAGGAGGTGCGTGCCAGTCTCCAGGAGATCCTCGACGGCCTGCCTCTTCCGGAAGGCACGCGCCCCTCGCGGGAGATGCGAAGCATCATGGTGGCCAGCCCGGAAGTCCGGCCAGCCTCCCCCCGGCAGGAGAAGCCGGAAGTGAGCGCCGCCCCGAGTGTCACGCCGCCGCGGTTCCCCGCCCGCCTGGTGGCGGGAGTGGCCGCCGGGTTGCTCCTGCTCACCGCTGGCGTGGCGGTGCTGCTGCGGAGTCCGGCTCCGAAGCCCGTGGCCACGCCCCTGGCCGCCCCCGTGACCGAGGCCCCGGCGAAGCCCACCCCGGCGAAGCCCGCCACCGAGCTCGTCGCCAACCCCAGCCCCGCCATTCCCCCTCCCGTGGTGGAGAACACCCCGCCGAGCCCACCTCCCACTCTCGTGGAGACCCCTTCCCGCGCGAGCGGCCCGTCCAAGGTGAACACCGAGCGCAAGCCGTACCTGCTCACGCGCATCGCGCGCCTGGAGCGGAAGCTGCTCAAGAGCTCGCTGTCCGCGGACGAACAGGAGAACGCGCGCAGCCTGCTGAAGAAGGCACGCGCCCGGGCGGAGCGCGCCTCGACCGCCGACGAGCGCAAGGAGGTAATGCTCAACCTCGACATCTGGGAGCGCCAGTACCTGAGGAACTGA
- a CDS encoding sensor histidine kinase, giving the protein MSARVVTLLLLEDSPEDRHVFRTYLEQTGEYTFRFLEEDDVDKAFELCAREQVDCVLLDYELPGLSGLDFLRRLRAEEGYLRPPVVMVTGRGNERIAVEALMSGVSDYLVKSEVTPESLFRAVRNAVEKEDIRKRFTEQRTRAGLAEERLQLVLEVLNHGDALVVLDKDFRVLFVNSSQERLSGRPRTQILDRNFWEVWPAAAEPSSKFWIEYHRAMRERVPVHFEEYYPPRDLWVDVSVYPTRDGGIAVFYRDISEKKRSEELARAEERRRTDFEQQLIGIVSHDLRNPITAISLGVASLLRREDLAERALKTLVRIQSSAERASRMVRDLLDFTKARLGGGISLYRMPMELHHLTRSVVEETRMSFPEREVRIEATGDGQGEWDSDRVAQILTNLITNALKYSPPETPVLVRTLGDGESVVLEVHNQGLPIPLAVLSHLFEPMRRGTSQADSAGRSIGLGLFIVDHIVRAHGGTIDVRSTASDGTTFGVRLPRKPPEHTRLRN; this is encoded by the coding sequence ATGAGTGCTCGTGTCGTGACGTTGCTCCTCCTGGAGGACAGTCCAGAGGATCGGCACGTGTTCCGCACGTACCTGGAGCAGACCGGTGAGTACACCTTCCGCTTCCTGGAAGAGGATGACGTCGACAAGGCCTTCGAGCTCTGCGCACGCGAGCAGGTGGATTGCGTCCTCCTGGACTACGAGCTGCCAGGCCTTAGTGGCCTGGACTTCCTGCGCCGGTTGCGGGCCGAGGAGGGGTACCTCCGGCCGCCCGTGGTGATGGTGACCGGGCGAGGGAACGAGCGGATCGCGGTCGAGGCACTCATGAGCGGGGTGTCCGATTACCTGGTGAAGTCGGAGGTGACGCCCGAGAGCCTGTTCCGCGCGGTCCGCAACGCGGTGGAGAAGGAGGACATCCGCAAGCGCTTCACCGAGCAGCGCACGCGGGCCGGGCTCGCGGAGGAGCGGCTCCAGCTCGTCCTGGAGGTGCTGAACCACGGAGATGCCCTGGTCGTGCTCGACAAGGACTTCCGTGTCCTCTTCGTCAACAGCAGCCAGGAGCGCCTCTCCGGAAGGCCTCGCACCCAGATCCTGGATCGCAACTTCTGGGAGGTCTGGCCCGCGGCCGCGGAGCCGAGCAGCAAGTTCTGGATCGAATACCACCGGGCCATGCGCGAGCGGGTGCCGGTGCATTTCGAGGAGTACTACCCGCCCCGGGATCTCTGGGTGGACGTCAGCGTCTACCCCACGCGGGACGGAGGCATCGCCGTCTTCTACCGGGACATCAGTGAGAAGAAGCGGAGCGAGGAGCTCGCCCGGGCCGAGGAGCGGCGGCGCACCGACTTCGAGCAGCAGCTCATCGGCATCGTCAGCCATGATCTGCGCAACCCCATCACGGCCATCTCCCTGGGGGTCGCGAGCCTGCTGCGCCGCGAGGACCTGGCCGAGCGCGCCCTCAAGACGCTCGTGCGCATCCAGTCCTCGGCCGAGCGTGCCAGCCGCATGGTCCGGGATCTGCTCGACTTCACGAAGGCCCGGCTGGGGGGCGGCATCTCCCTCTATCGGATGCCCATGGAGCTGCACCACCTCACCCGGAGCGTGGTGGAGGAGACCCGGATGTCCTTCCCCGAGCGCGAGGTGCGCATCGAGGCGACCGGTGATGGTCAGGGGGAGTGGGACTCGGACCGGGTGGCGCAGATCCTCACCAACCTGATCACCAACGCCTTGAAGTACAGCCCGCCGGAGACCCCGGTCCTGGTGCGGACGCTTGGAGATGGCGAGAGCGTGGTGCTGGAGGTCCACAATCAGGGGCTTCCCATTCCGCTCGCCGTCCTCTCACACCTCTTCGAGCCCATGCGGCGGGGGACGAGCCAGGCGGACTCCGCGGGCCGCAGCATCGGTCTCGGGCTCTTCATCGTGGACCACATCGTCCGGGCGCACGGCGGCACCATCGATGTGCGATCCACGGCGTCCGATGGCACCACCTTCGGCGTCCGGCTGCCGCGCAAGCCCCCTGAGCACACGAGACTTCGCAACTGA
- a CDS encoding response regulator: MNRAPPILVVEDNDEDFDMLQMTFQSESIPNPLYRCTEGEEALEFLHQTGRYADPEKAPWPGLILLDLNLAGLDGRQVLEHVKNDPRLKSIPVLVFSTSGNPKDVQSAYAHGASGYLLKPVDLPRFERMIRLFKDFWLDYIVLPEGEGSRR; the protein is encoded by the coding sequence GTGAACCGCGCTCCGCCCATCCTCGTGGTGGAGGACAATGACGAGGACTTCGACATGCTCCAGATGACCTTCCAGAGCGAGTCCATCCCCAATCCCCTCTACCGCTGCACCGAGGGCGAAGAGGCGCTCGAGTTCCTCCACCAGACCGGCCGCTACGCGGATCCGGAGAAAGCGCCCTGGCCGGGTCTCATCCTCCTGGACCTGAACCTCGCTGGCTTGGACGGCAGGCAGGTGCTCGAGCACGTCAAGAATGACCCGCGTCTCAAAAGCATCCCCGTCTTAGTGTTCTCCACCTCGGGCAATCCAAAGGACGTACAGAGCGCATATGCGCACGGTGCGAGTGGTTACCTCCTCAAGCCCGTGGACCTGCCGAGGTTCGAGAGAATGATCCGACTCTTCAAGGACTTCTGGCTGGACTACATCGTTCTCCCTGAAGGGGAGGGCAGCCGGAGATGA
- a CDS encoding ATP-binding protein: protein MRTDAAGPGQGVDLTNCDKDPIHIPGGIQPHGVLLVLQEPALTIRQVSENAQALLGLPAQALLETALEALLPESQAASVRASLLSERLADNNPLKLSLQAHGQERFFNGIAHRHTGRLILELEPATEQEAPPFFGFYHQARGSMSRLRDARDLRALCEEAVREVRRLTGFDRVIIYRFDTDWNGQVLAEDRVEKADPYMGLHFPASDIPRQARELYTLNWLRIIPTVDYVPARMLGLPEEAALGPLDMSFCVLRSVSPIHLEYLHNMGAYASMSISLLEQGRLWGLISCTHVSGPKYVPYEVRTACEFVGEFMSSFLSTKEDQENYDQRLRARAVQARLLERMTRNLDFAEGLCHPPPELLDLTGASGAAVYFNGKTTIVGTAPSDEQLQGLIRWLGERPEQREVFATTCLSRVYPEAEEFKDVAAGLIAAPMSRGRHNYVLWFRPEVVQTVEWGGNPNKPVDMRDDQLRLHPRKSFALWKETVRGKSLPWKDYEVEAAEELRRNIIDIVLQRSEELLKLNTELERSNVELDSFAHAAGHDLKEPLRGIHNYTSLVLREEGQGLNPTNQKRMDTVVRLTQRMESLINSLLHYSQVGRTELSLRETDLNEVLASVLELMKPRIDEAQVEVRVPTPLPPARCDRVRMAEVFTNLLTNAIKYNDKDKKWVEIGSMSTSDRGTAYYVRDNGIGIKPEYHDTVFRIFKRLHGRDKFGGGTGTGLTIVKRLIERHNGRIWLESQPGVGTTFFFTLGSEQGAPVSTEGGK from the coding sequence ATGAGGACGGATGCAGCCGGGCCTGGTCAGGGAGTGGATCTGACCAACTGTGACAAGGATCCCATCCACATTCCGGGGGGCATCCAGCCCCATGGGGTGCTGCTGGTGCTCCAGGAGCCCGCGCTGACGATCCGTCAGGTCAGCGAGAACGCCCAGGCCCTGCTCGGACTCCCCGCCCAGGCCCTGCTGGAGACCGCGCTCGAGGCGCTCCTACCGGAGTCCCAGGCCGCCAGCGTTCGCGCCAGCCTCCTGTCGGAGCGGCTCGCGGACAACAATCCGCTCAAGCTGTCCCTCCAGGCCCATGGCCAGGAGCGCTTCTTCAATGGCATCGCGCACCGGCACACGGGCCGGCTCATCCTCGAGCTCGAGCCCGCGACCGAACAGGAGGCGCCGCCCTTCTTCGGCTTCTACCACCAGGCGCGCGGCTCCATGTCGCGCCTGCGCGATGCCAGGGATCTGCGCGCCCTGTGCGAGGAGGCCGTCCGGGAGGTGCGCCGGCTCACCGGCTTCGACCGCGTCATCATCTACCGCTTCGACACGGACTGGAACGGCCAGGTGCTCGCCGAGGACCGGGTGGAGAAGGCCGATCCGTACATGGGCCTGCACTTCCCCGCCTCGGACATTCCCCGCCAGGCCCGCGAGCTCTACACGCTCAACTGGCTGCGCATCATCCCGACCGTCGACTACGTCCCCGCGCGCATGCTCGGGCTGCCGGAGGAGGCGGCGCTCGGACCGCTCGACATGTCCTTCTGCGTGCTGCGCAGCGTGTCACCCATCCACCTCGAGTACCTGCACAACATGGGGGCGTATGCCTCGATGAGCATCTCGCTCCTCGAGCAGGGGCGCCTCTGGGGCCTCATCTCCTGCACGCACGTGTCCGGCCCCAAGTACGTCCCCTACGAGGTGCGCACGGCGTGCGAGTTCGTCGGCGAGTTCATGTCCTCGTTCCTTTCCACCAAGGAGGACCAGGAGAACTACGACCAGCGCCTCCGGGCCAGAGCCGTCCAGGCCCGGCTGCTGGAGCGCATGACGCGCAACCTCGACTTCGCCGAGGGGCTCTGCCACCCGCCGCCCGAGCTGCTCGACCTGACGGGCGCCAGTGGCGCGGCCGTCTACTTCAACGGCAAGACGACCATCGTCGGCACCGCCCCCTCGGACGAGCAGCTCCAGGGCCTCATCCGCTGGCTGGGTGAGAGGCCGGAGCAGCGGGAGGTGTTCGCCACCACGTGCCTCTCGCGGGTGTACCCCGAGGCCGAGGAGTTCAAGGACGTCGCGGCCGGCCTCATCGCCGCGCCCATGTCCCGGGGCCGGCACAACTACGTCCTGTGGTTCCGCCCGGAGGTGGTGCAGACGGTGGAGTGGGGCGGCAATCCGAACAAGCCGGTGGACATGCGGGACGACCAGCTGCGGCTCCACCCGCGCAAGTCCTTCGCCCTCTGGAAGGAGACGGTGCGCGGCAAGTCCCTGCCCTGGAAGGACTACGAGGTGGAGGCGGCGGAGGAGCTGCGCAGGAACATCATCGACATCGTCCTGCAGCGCAGCGAGGAGCTGCTCAAGCTCAACACGGAGCTGGAGCGCAGCAACGTGGAGCTGGACTCCTTCGCCCACGCCGCCGGCCATGATCTCAAGGAGCCGCTCCGGGGCATCCACAACTACACCAGTCTGGTCCTGCGGGAGGAGGGGCAGGGCCTCAATCCCACCAACCAGAAGCGCATGGACACGGTGGTGCGGCTCACGCAGCGGATGGAGAGCCTCATCAACTCGCTGCTGCACTACTCGCAGGTGGGCCGCACCGAGCTCTCCCTCCGGGAGACGGACCTCAACGAGGTCCTCGCGTCGGTGCTGGAGCTGATGAAGCCGCGCATCGACGAGGCCCAGGTGGAGGTCCGCGTCCCCACGCCCCTGCCGCCCGCGCGGTGCGATCGCGTGCGGATGGCCGAGGTCTTCACCAACCTCCTCACCAACGCCATCAAGTACAACGACAAGGACAAGAAGTGGGTGGAGATCGGCTCCATGAGCACGTCCGACAGGGGCACCGCCTACTACGTGCGTGACAATGGGATCGGCATCAAGCCCGAGTACCACGACACCGTCTTCCGCATCTTCAAGCGCCTGCACGGACGCGACAAGTTCGGCGGTGGCACCGGCACGGGGCTGACCATCGTCAAGCGCCTCATCGAGCGGCACAACGGCCGCATCTGGCTGGAGTCCCAGCCGGGCGTGGGCACCACCTTCTTCTTCACCCTCGGCAGCGAGCAGGGAGCACCCGTCTCCACGGAGGGCGGAAAGTGA
- a CDS encoding ATP-binding protein — protein sequence MFIGLSEMHARTREHDWASTPVGPVETWPQSLKALVRTLLSSSYPMVLTWGPSFTQFYNDAYSKLIGDGHPAALGLDIRITLAASWDTLGPMIHQVMTTGVANWTPALMLLMERSGYREEAYFSVSHAPAEDDEGRIVGMLAVCSEVTQQLLGERRTRLLRDLASRAAETRSVEKTCRDVAAAISGHPLDVPFALIYLRGPDGRTFTRHGTIGLEEENPSSPATVDVEKEGDGIWCLRSAAAGETILLGDVERRVTLTGGPWKDPVHSALVMPIASSGQTAPLGVLVVGLSPNRALDEGYRSFCELLAGQVSVALRNSRAYEEERQRAEALAELDRAKTTFFSNISHEFRTPLTLMLGPVEHLLAGNAGPMPEAARSELEVLHRNAGRLLRLVNTLLDFSRLEAGRLEAHYAPLELSALTADLASSFRSTVERAGLELTVDCPPLSRPVYLDRDSWEKVVLNLISNAFKFTFEGEISVRTRERNGRAVLEVKDTGTGIAASELPRIFERFHRVKDTRSRTHEGTGIGLSLVQELVELHGGTVSVDSTEGQGTTFTIELPFDSVHLPPERIRAPDTLRATTTGAAPYIQEASRWSNEEVPGPRAPRPDNAPVTGSPPRGRVLLADDNADMRDYIRRVLSSEFEVEAVADGQAALESALAHPPDLVLSDVMMPRLDGVGLLRALRAAPHTKDLPILLLSARAGEEATLEGLASGADDYLIKPFSARELLARVRTRFELMRMRQEVARERARVEHLMEAVRARDDFLTVASHELKTPLTSFQLNLNAIERGLSHLSQHSVGERLDVARRSVRRLARLIETLLDVSQLTTGRLQLEPERVDLASLVGEVVADSQDEARRQGTSLNVHIESPLTGCFDRDRMEQAVHHLVSNALKFGQGRPVEVSLRSNGNGAVLTVVDHGIGIPPADRARIFERFERAVSVRNFGGLGLGLWVTRQVVEAHQGAIHVEDTPGGGATFHVQLPRHGRGEGPGTPPN from the coding sequence ATGTTCATCGGTCTCAGTGAGATGCACGCGCGCACCCGCGAGCACGACTGGGCCTCCACCCCCGTTGGTCCGGTGGAGACCTGGCCCCAGAGTCTCAAGGCGCTCGTCCGCACACTGCTCTCGTCGAGCTACCCCATGGTGCTGACCTGGGGTCCGTCCTTCACCCAGTTCTACAACGATGCCTACTCGAAGCTGATAGGCGACGGCCACCCGGCGGCGCTCGGCCTGGACATCCGGATCACCCTCGCCGCGTCGTGGGACACGCTCGGCCCGATGATCCACCAGGTGATGACCACCGGCGTGGCGAACTGGACACCCGCCCTGATGCTCCTCATGGAGCGCTCCGGGTACCGCGAGGAGGCCTACTTCAGCGTCTCCCACGCCCCCGCCGAGGACGACGAGGGGCGGATCGTCGGCATGCTCGCCGTCTGCAGCGAGGTGACCCAGCAGTTGCTGGGTGAGCGGCGGACGCGGCTGCTGCGGGACCTGGCCTCCCGGGCGGCGGAGACCCGGAGCGTCGAGAAGACCTGCCGCGATGTCGCCGCCGCCATCTCCGGACATCCCCTGGACGTGCCCTTCGCGCTCATCTACCTGCGCGGCCCGGATGGCAGGACGTTCACACGCCACGGGACCATCGGGCTGGAGGAGGAGAACCCCTCGAGCCCGGCCACGGTGGATGTGGAGAAGGAGGGCGACGGCATCTGGTGCCTGAGGAGCGCGGCGGCTGGCGAGACGATCCTGCTGGGGGATGTCGAGCGCCGGGTCACGCTGACGGGAGGCCCGTGGAAGGACCCGGTCCACTCGGCGCTGGTGATGCCCATCGCCTCCTCGGGGCAGACAGCCCCGCTCGGCGTGCTGGTGGTGGGGCTGAGCCCCAACCGCGCGCTCGACGAGGGGTACCGCTCCTTCTGCGAGCTGCTGGCGGGACAGGTGTCGGTGGCGCTGCGCAACTCCCGGGCCTACGAGGAGGAGCGCCAGCGCGCCGAGGCCCTGGCGGAGCTCGATCGCGCCAAGACGACCTTCTTCAGCAACATCAGCCATGAGTTCCGCACGCCGCTGACGCTGATGCTGGGGCCCGTGGAGCATCTGCTCGCGGGGAACGCGGGACCGATGCCGGAGGCCGCCCGATCCGAGCTCGAGGTGCTCCACCGCAACGCGGGGCGGTTGTTGCGGCTCGTCAACACGCTGCTCGACTTCTCCCGCCTGGAGGCCGGGCGGCTCGAGGCCCACTACGCCCCCCTGGAGCTCTCCGCGCTGACGGCGGATCTCGCGAGCAGCTTCCGCTCGACGGTGGAACGGGCGGGCCTGGAGCTCACCGTGGACTGTCCGCCGCTGTCGCGGCCCGTCTACCTGGATCGGGACTCGTGGGAGAAGGTCGTCCTCAACCTCATCTCCAACGCCTTCAAGTTCACCTTCGAGGGGGAGATCTCCGTCCGCACCCGGGAGCGCAACGGGCGCGCCGTGCTCGAGGTGAAGGACACCGGGACGGGCATCGCCGCCTCGGAGCTGCCGCGCATCTTCGAGCGTTTCCACCGCGTGAAGGACACCCGCTCCCGGACCCATGAGGGCACGGGCATCGGGCTGTCGCTGGTGCAGGAGCTGGTGGAGCTGCACGGAGGCACCGTGAGCGTGGACAGCACCGAGGGCCAGGGGACGACCTTCACCATCGAGCTCCCCTTCGACTCCGTGCACCTGCCACCCGAGCGCATCCGCGCCCCCGACACCCTGAGGGCCACCACGACCGGAGCGGCCCCCTACATCCAGGAGGCCTCGCGCTGGTCCAACGAGGAGGTTCCCGGGCCACGCGCGCCTCGTCCGGACAACGCCCCGGTGACGGGAAGCCCCCCCCGCGGCCGCGTGCTGCTCGCGGACGACAACGCGGACATGCGGGACTACATCCGCCGGGTGCTGTCCTCCGAGTTCGAGGTGGAGGCGGTGGCGGACGGGCAGGCCGCCCTGGAGTCGGCGCTGGCCCATCCTCCGGACCTCGTCCTGTCGGACGTGATGATGCCGCGACTGGATGGCGTGGGGCTGCTGCGCGCGCTCCGGGCCGCCCCGCATACGAAGGATCTGCCCATCCTCCTGTTGTCCGCTCGCGCGGGCGAGGAGGCCACCCTCGAGGGACTCGCCTCCGGAGCGGATGACTACCTCATCAAACCCTTCTCGGCCCGCGAGCTGCTCGCCCGGGTGAGGACGCGCTTCGAGCTGATGCGCATGCGCCAGGAGGTGGCCCGGGAGCGGGCGCGGGTGGAGCACCTCATGGAGGCGGTGCGCGCGCGCGACGACTTCCTCACCGTCGCCTCGCACGAGCTGAAGACCCCGCTCACCTCGTTCCAGCTCAACCTCAACGCCATCGAGCGTGGGTTGAGCCATCTGTCCCAGCACAGCGTCGGCGAGCGGCTGGACGTGGCGCGCCGCTCCGTCCGGCGGCTGGCGAGGCTCATCGAGACGCTGCTGGACGTGTCGCAGCTCACGACGGGCCGCCTGCAACTGGAGCCCGAGCGGGTGGACCTGGCGTCGCTCGTCGGCGAGGTGGTGGCGGACAGCCAGGACGAGGCCCGGCGCCAGGGGACCTCTCTGAACGTGCACATCGAGTCTCCCCTGACGGGGTGCTTCGACCGGGACCGCATGGAGCAGGCGGTGCACCACCTGGTGTCCAATGCCCTGAAGTTCGGCCAGGGGCGGCCGGTGGAGGTCTCCCTGCGGTCGAACGGCAACGGCGCGGTGCTGACGGTCGTGGACCATGGCATCGGCATCCCCCCGGCGGACCGGGCGCGCATCTTCGAGCGCTTCGAGCGGGCCGTGTCCGTGAGGAACTTCGGAGGCCTGGGGCTGGGCCTCTGGGTGACCCGGCAGGTGGTGGAGGCCCACCAGGGGGCCATCCACGTCGAGGACACCCCGGGCGGTGGCGCGACCTTCCACGTCCAGCTGCCGCGCCATGGCCGTGGAGAGGGGCCGGGTACACCTCCGAATTGA
- a CDS encoding vWA domain-containing protein → MTTHNPTTPTLPEAQQGPAEKLLDLVLGGSAHLWHNRPGLDVNGVWHPAQGASADLVRRGTPVQPGLFVPATVKLYRQLLDIYRLNTDLMAHFASYALTQTDWRDLKVATCALMLVQSHSGQPVRDDDGTIAFHDDDFRAIGEAMVLHYERKSTRMLTPKAVLRVAELLETPEIARLNREAGFGDPASRKPPLGRWKSVATRWLRVREQNLPMLQGLVKAGYKETLKRIARKAGYKPLTQAFFEVLGWKQKQADAGHREVGLEGLTLLKRERFDGLSEAEICEWIELERLSYKEVVGRLPKDVGLTPAIMAALLPSLSDRDLRMLTPTLEELGLLSDPTIRARWEKAVQAATDQRALHIVKNVRSQELKAKLEEASDNAAKAAVEEATAETDVRVMFLIDKSGSMEGAIEQSKEALSRILAGFPLDKLHIATFDTMGTVLKPKAASRTAVQHMLQGIKASGGTAHAAGVQALHRAGVRVPEEAKLIVIVVGDEAGESGDQLAKAFRECGYGVAALAMLVSVASNANRGSTVRTCAGQLQVPFSEVSVDQFDDPYQVPRVLKALLDAPKAAGPSRQSGWVERVMRTPLLKVA, encoded by the coding sequence ATGACCACCCACAACCCGACCACCCCCACGCTCCCCGAGGCCCAGCAGGGCCCGGCGGAGAAGCTCCTGGACCTGGTGCTCGGAGGCTCCGCGCACCTGTGGCACAACCGGCCCGGCCTGGATGTGAACGGCGTCTGGCATCCGGCCCAGGGCGCGAGCGCGGACCTCGTGCGCCGCGGCACCCCGGTCCAGCCCGGCCTCTTCGTCCCCGCGACGGTGAAGCTCTACCGCCAGCTGCTGGACATCTACCGGCTCAACACGGACCTGATGGCGCACTTCGCGTCCTACGCGCTCACGCAGACGGACTGGCGTGATCTCAAGGTGGCCACGTGCGCGCTGATGCTCGTGCAGAGCCACTCCGGACAGCCCGTCCGCGACGACGACGGCACCATCGCGTTCCACGACGACGACTTCCGCGCCATCGGCGAGGCCATGGTCCTCCACTACGAGCGCAAGTCCACGCGCATGCTCACGCCCAAGGCGGTGCTGCGGGTGGCCGAGCTGCTCGAGACTCCGGAGATCGCCCGCCTCAACCGCGAGGCCGGCTTCGGCGACCCCGCGTCGCGCAAGCCGCCCCTCGGCCGGTGGAAGAGCGTGGCGACGCGCTGGCTGCGCGTGCGTGAGCAGAACCTGCCCATGCTCCAGGGCCTGGTGAAGGCCGGCTACAAGGAGACGCTGAAGAGGATCGCCCGCAAGGCCGGCTACAAGCCGCTGACGCAGGCCTTCTTCGAGGTGCTCGGCTGGAAGCAGAAGCAGGCGGACGCGGGCCACCGCGAGGTGGGCCTGGAGGGACTCACCCTCCTCAAGCGGGAGCGCTTCGACGGGCTCTCTGAGGCGGAGATCTGCGAGTGGATCGAGCTGGAGCGCCTCTCCTACAAGGAGGTGGTGGGCCGGCTGCCCAAGGACGTGGGCCTGACGCCGGCCATCATGGCGGCGCTGCTGCCCTCGCTGTCGGACCGTGACTTGCGCATGCTGACGCCCACGCTCGAGGAGCTGGGGTTGCTGTCGGACCCCACCATCCGCGCGCGCTGGGAGAAGGCGGTGCAGGCGGCGACCGACCAGCGGGCGCTCCACATCGTGAAGAACGTCCGCAGCCAGGAGCTGAAGGCGAAGCTGGAGGAGGCGAGCGACAACGCGGCGAAGGCGGCGGTGGAGGAGGCGACGGCGGAGACGGACGTGCGGGTGATGTTCCTCATCGACAAGTCCGGCTCCATGGAGGGTGCCATCGAGCAGTCCAAGGAGGCGCTGTCGCGCATCCTCGCGGGCTTCCCGCTGGACAAGCTGCACATCGCGACGTTCGACACGATGGGGACGGTGCTCAAGCCCAAGGCGGCGAGCCGGACGGCGGTGCAGCACATGCTGCAGGGCATCAAGGCGTCGGGGGGTACCGCGCACGCGGCCGGTGTGCAGGCGCTGCACCGGGCGGGAGTGCGGGTACCGGAGGAGGCGAAGCTCATCGTCATCGTCGTGGGTGACGAGGCCGGTGAGTCGGGTGACCAGCTGGCCAAGGCCTTCCGCGAGTGCGGCTACGGCGTGGCCGCGCTGGCGATGCTGGTGAGTGTGGCCAGCAACGCCAACCGGGGCAGCACCGTGCGCACGTGCGCGGGACAGCTCCAGGTGCCGTTCAGTGAGGTGTCGGTGGACCAGTTCGATGACCCGTACCAGGTCCCCCGGGTGCTCAAGGCGCTGTTGGACGCGCCGAAGGCGGCCGGGCCCAGCCGCCAGTCCGGCTGGGTGGAGCGGGTGATGCGCACGCCGCTGTTGAAGGTGGCGTGA